From Garra rufa chromosome 19, GarRuf1.0, whole genome shotgun sequence, the proteins below share one genomic window:
- the tgfb1b gene encoding transforming growth factor beta-1 proprotein, whose amino-acid sequence MRVESLLLALQCLLGFLHYGRALSTCSPLDLELIKRKRIEAIRGQILSKLRLSKEPEVDEEEEVKNIPAELISVYNSTIELNEEQAATPVHQPVEDPMEEEYYAKEVHKFAMKPMNENPDKILRFNITDISHTLGLHRTIYQVELRLRMTDSSIAHDSEERLELYQVTGNKSRYLESRFISRQMTGKWLSFDVTQTLKDWLQRNEAEQGFQLKMADNCDHLKPFPFKIAGLTQLRGDKKALSENMPKPHILVMSLPLDGHSSSKSRRKRQTETDRVCTDKSDGCCVRSLYIDFRKDLGWKWIHEPSGYYANYCTGSCSFVWTSENKYSQVLALYRHHNPGASAQPCCVPQVLDPLPILYYVGRQHKVEQLSNMIVKTCKCC is encoded by the exons ATGAGGGTGGAGAGTTTATTATTGGCATTGCAATGTCTGTTGGGATTTTTGCACTATGGTAGAGCATTGTCAACATGCAGTCCTTTAGACCTGGAACTAATAAAGAGAAAGCGCATTGAAGCCATCCGAGGACAGATTCTCAGCAAGCTACGACTGTCCAAGGAACCAGAAGTAGATGAGGAAGAGGAGGTTAAAAACATCCCAGCAGAGCTCATCTCAGTGTACAACAGCACCATAGAGCTAAATGAGGAGCAGGCGGCGACTCCTGTACACCAACCTGTAGAAGATCCTATGGAGGAGGAATACTATGCTAAAGAGGTTCATAAGTTCGCCATGAAACCAA TGAATGAAAACCCAGACAAAATCTTAAGGTTCAACATCACAGATATAAGCCACACATTGGGTTTACACCGCACAATCTACCAGGTGGAGCTCCGTCTGCGCATGACGGATTCTTCAATAGCTCACGATTCAGAGGAGAGACTGGAGCTGTATCAGGTCACTGGAAACAAGTCGCGCTACCTGGAATCACGTTTTATTTCAAGACAAATGACTGGCAAATGGCTGTCATTTGATGTGACTCAGACCTTGAAGGACTGGCTGCAGAGGAATG AGGCAGAGCAAGGATTTCAATTGAAGATGGCTGATAATTGTGACCATCTGAAGCCATTTCCATTCAAAATAGCAG GTTTGACTCAATTAAGAGGTGATAAAAAAGCCTTATCAGAAAATATGCCAAAGCCTCACATTTTGGTAATGTCACTTCCTCTTGACGGGCACAGCTCGTCAAAATCTCGCAGAAAGCGCCAAACTGAAACAGATCGAGTTTGTACAGA TAAGTCTGATGGCTGCTGTGTGAGGAGTCTGTACATTGACTTCCGCAAGGACCTGGGCTGGAAGTGGATACATGAACCTTCTGGTTATTATGCCAACTATTGCACTGGCTCTTGCTCTTTCGTCTGGACTTCAGAAAATAAGTACTCACAG GTTCTCGCGCTGTATAGGCATCACAATCCTGGTGCATCTGCTCAACCCTGCTGTGTACCTCAGGTTCTAGACCCACTGCCCATCCTTTACTACGTGGGCCGGCAACATAAG GTAGAACAGCTGTCAAATATGATTGTGAAGACCTGCAAGTgttgctga
- the cbr1l gene encoding carbonyl reductase 1-like yields the protein MSKRVAVVTGANKGIGLAIVKGLCKAGFKGDIILTARNEKLGQEAVAGLQSEGCKNVIFHKLDICDQGSSLTLKKFLEEKYGGLDVLINNAGIAFKNAATEPFGEQAEVTMRTNFWGTLWVCYALLPILRPNARVVNVSSFVSKKSLDKCSPELQAQFRNKDLAEEELCLLMGQFVMAAQAGDHQSQGWPDTAYGTTKIGVTVLSRIQARVLTETRPGDGILLNACCPGWVRTDMAGPNATKSPEEGAETPVYLAMLPEGAKEPHGQLVWDKTVQEW from the exons ATGTCTAAAAGAGTGGCTGTAGTTACAGGGGCAAACAAAGGCATCGGATTGGCGATTGTTAAAGGGCTGTGCAAAGCAGGTTTCAAGGGAGATATTATTCTCACTGCACGGAATGAAAAACTGGGACAGGAGGCGGTTGCTGGATTGCAGTCTGAGGGATGCAAAAACGTAATCTTCCACAAACTTGATATATGTGACCAAGGAAGTTCTCTGACCCTCAAGAAGTTCCTGGAGGAGAAGTACGGCGGCCTGGATGTTCTTATCAACAACGCGGGAATTGCCTTCAAAA ATGCAGCAACAGAGCCATTTGGAGAACAGGCTGAGGTGACCATGCGCACCAACTTCTGGGGAACACTGTGGGTGTGCTATGCTCTTCTGCCGATACTTCGTCCCAACGCTCGGGTGGTCAACGTGTCCAGCTTTGTTAGCAAGAAATCCCTTGACAAGTGCAGTCCTGAACTACAGGCTCA ATTCAGAAATAAAGATTTGGCAGAGGAGGAATTGTGCCTGCTGATGGGACAGTTTGTTATGGCTGCACAGGCAGGGGATCATCAATCTCAGGGCTGGCCAGACACTGCCTATGGTACCACCAAG ATTGGTGTGACTGTGCTATCAAGGATCCAAGCTCGTGTTCTTACTGAGACGAGGCCAGGCGATGGTATCCTCCTGAATGCTTGCTGTCCAGGATGGGTGCGGACAGACATGGCTGGACCGAATGCTACGAAGAGTCCAGAGGAAGGAGCAGAAACTCCTGTTTATCTGGCAATGCTGCCTGAGGGAGCCAAAGAGCCACATGGACAGCTAGTGTGGGACAAGACTGTACAGGAATGGTAG
- the b9d2 gene encoding B9 domain-containing protein 2: MAELHIIGQIIGATGFPQNSLFCKWGVHTGGAWRLLSGLKEGQTQVDMPQTGDMAYWSHPIDLHYTTKGLQGWPKLHLQVWHQDSFGRCQLYGYGYIHVPSSPGQHRLQCVTWRPLGSWQDQLAEMFVGGGPQLRSPDLIYSGADRYRLHTVGMGTVELELCVILRHFDRYGVES, from the exons ATGGCAGAATTGCACATAATTGGACAAATCATTGGGGCCACCGGATTCCCACAGAACAGCCTCTTCTGCAAATGGGGTGTACACACAG GAGGAGCATGGAGGCTTCTTTCTGGTTTGAAGGAAGGCCAGACTCAAGTGGACATGCCTCAAACCGGGGACATGGCATACTGGAGTCATCCCATTGATTTGCACTACACTACCAAGGGCCTACAAG GATGGCCAAAGCTTCATCTCCAAGTGTGGCACCAGGACTCTTTTGGCCGATGCCAGCTGTATGGTTATGGTTATATCCACGTACCATCAAGCCCAGGACAACATCGTCTGCAGTGCGTGACATGGCGACCGCTGGGATCCTGGCAGGATCAACTTGCTGAGATGTTTGTCGGAGGAGGTCCGCAGCTGCGCTCGCCAGATCTTATTTACAGTGGCGCAGACAGATACAGACTCCACACGGTTGGCATGGGCACAGTTGAACTAGAGCTGTGCGTTATTCTGCGCCACTTTGACAGATATGGTGTGGAGAGTTGA